One Methanobacterium formicicum DSM 3637 genomic window, TATTTCTAAAAAAGGGAAAAATAAAATGTGAGGGATGGAACAGATTCCATAATTAATTTCTTAAATTTATTAACCATTCCATTTTTTTAGTTACTATTCCTGGAATTTCCTGGCAAAATCTTGTACCATGGTTTCCCATTCCCCACTTTTCTGGGCCTTACCCCAAATGGCCATTTTGTCAATAAATTCCATTCCCTGGGATTCTAAGTTTTCACGGATCTGCATGGTGGCGATCTGATTACCATCACCACCCATGGTTACCAGGGCAGCGCATTTTTTCCCAGAAACATTCTCCAACTCTTTTAGGTACTGGTTAATGCCTGGGGGGGTGCGGCTAGCCCAGACAGGACAGCAGACAATTAAACAATCGTATTGGCTCATGTCAGTTATGCAGGGTTTTATGGGCCATTTTTTCTCCAGATATGCGTGGACTGCTTTAATAAGATACCATCTATCTTTAACAGGTTCTATACGTGTAAAATCTGCATTTATTATATCCTGCAGTTTCTGGGCAACAGTCAGTGTGTTCCCAGAGTAAGAATAACAGGCGATCAGTGGTTTCATTTTTTTACCTCCAAATTTATTTTTCGTAAAAGATTATCATGTTTGCACTTGACAATATCATGTTAATGTTTGTTCAATAAATCTTTAGTCTTTGGTGCCTAGGATTAATTTTTTAAGATCTCTAAGGGACCATACTTTGAGGGCAACCACAAAAAGCACAGGGATCATGAATAAAATTAACAAACTCCATTTCAGGTTAATAAAAGAGATTAACATGGACAGGATCACTATGGCTGGTGTGAATAATGTGATTCTTTTAATGTAAGGATCGTATGGTTTTACCTTCTCCAGGATCAGATCATGATCTACAGAATACTTCCAGATCATAAAGGCGAACAAACCCACAACTAGGATGTTCACGTCGAAAATCACTTGTGAGAGCTGGTACTGGGGAAATTGTGCAATAAGTGATGTTGATAGGGGCACCAGAGCTATGAACATCAACCAGAAAACATTGATCCAGATCAAAGTCATATTTGCTTTTTTAATAAGGAACAATATATGGTGGTTTATCCAAAAACCAGCTAATATTAAGAAACTGAGAAAGTAAACAACGTACTTGGGTAAAATTTCTCCGGTGGTTTGTAGAAACAGTTGAGAAGTGTGGATGGGCCCCATGGGTATCTCAATGGTCACCACTAGGATGGTCATGGCTATAGCAAACAAACCATCAGTCAGGGTTTCCAGTCTATTGGTAGGAAAGTACAGGCCTGGTTTCTTTTTATCTTCAGAATTCATTTCAGTCTCCTTTTGCTTAAAATGTTCCCGTTTAGTTAATGGTTTGTTTACAATTTATAGATATCTGTTTTTAGTGGTATTATTAGGTCTATTAATTATTTACTTTATCCTCTTCTTTTTTTGACAAAGATACGTAATATTTAAAAGAACGGGTATCAGTATGAAAATGAGAATAGTTCCCACTGGAATGATAAAAGAAATTCCAATTGCTATCAACGATATTACTGGCAGTAAAAGGTTAGATCGTTGGATTATCTTGGCGTAGGGGGTCACTGGTTCGTATATCATTTCATTTTTAAAAGCGTAGTGCCAGATGTTATAATATAAAACGCCGATAATCAGCATGTTTAAGGCGAATATGATCTCTGCAAACTGGTACTGGCCATAGTTACTCATTAATGATGTGGAAAATGGCACAATGGCAATTGACATTAACCAGAATATGTTTAACCAGTTAAGGGCCAGATCAGTATACTTCATGGCGTAAAATATGTGGTGGTTCAACCAGAAACCACCTAAAATTGCGAAACTAATTATGTAAATGCCTATCTGGGGCATTAGTGTGTTAACGATATAATCATTGATTAAGGGTGGGGTGGGGTTAGCAGGCAGTACAGGTACTTCAAGGCTTAAAACCAGCAGAGTCATTGCTATGGCAAATATTCCATCAGTTAAGGTTTCAAGTCTGATTTTTGGAATTTTTTGTTCAGGTGCAACTGGTTCTTCATTGCCTGACATAATTACTCCAATGATTACCCAATGATTTTTTAGTTTTCAATCATGGCATTTAGATTTACCCAATGATTCATTTTAGATTATTCGATCATTGTTTTTAGATTTACCCAATGATTCCTTTTAGATTTACCCAACGTTTGTTTTTAGATCATCCTAATGATTGCTTTAGATGACACCTTTGGTACTGGGCATCCTATCATGAACCACTCTGGTTGCATCGTGCAGTGCACGGGCCAGGGCTTTGAAAATGGCTTCCACCTGGTGGTGGTCATTTTCTCCTTCACAGCGGGCGTGTAGATTGATCTTCCCTGTCTGGGCCAGAGACTCTAAAAAGTGCCCCACGTTCTCGGTGCTGAGGTCACCTACTTTTCCCTGGCGGAAGTTCAGATCCAGTACAGTGTAACTGCGGCCGGACAGGTCTACAGCTACCATGGCCAGGGATTCATCCATGGGAACCAAAGCATGGGCCATTCTACGTATTCCCTTTTTATCTCCCAGTGCTTCCTGCAGAGCTTCACCCAGAACTATGCCCATGTCTTCTACAGTATGGTGGTCGTCTATTTGCACATCTCCCTGGGCTTCCACATTCAGATCAAAAAGACTGTGCCTGGTGAAGGACTCCAGCATGTGGTTAAAAAACTGGATCCCGGTTTCCACCTGGTACTCTCCTGTACCATCCAGATCCAGCTCAACATTTATGCTGGTTTCAGAGGTCTTCCTCTGTATCTTGCTTTTTCGGTTCATTTGGATCATCCCTCACTATGAGTATGGCACCTTCCGGACACTTGGAAGCGCAGATTGTGCAGATGTGACAGTAGCGTAAATTGGTGGCCATGGCTTTATTATTCACATCCCATATTTTAGCTCCTTTGGGGCACTCTTCCTTACAGATTCCACAACCAGTACATTTTTCTGGATCTACTTCTATTCTCATAACCAATCTCCTTATAACTTATAAGTTATAACTTATCATTAAATATTTATAATCGATTAGCAGTATTTTTAGTATATCTAAAGGGTTAATAATCTTTAATTAATTATAACTTATAACTTCATGTTTTCATGTGGAAATAACTAAATAGGATCATCAGTCTTTTTGGTATATTTCCAGGAATTCCTGGAACCGGTTCAGGGTTTTCTTGAGACTTCTAAAACCTTCTTCATCTTCTTTAACCCCTTTTAGGGTATCTCGTGACCAGAAGTTGGCTCCCAGATTGGATCCAAATGGCCCTCCACTAACCGGTAT contains:
- a CDS encoding TMEM175 family protein; its protein translation is MSGNEEPVAPEQKIPKIRLETLTDGIFAIAMTLLVLSLEVPVLPANPTPPLINDYIVNTLMPQIGIYIISFAILGGFWLNHHIFYAMKYTDLALNWLNIFWLMSIAIVPFSTSLMSNYGQYQFAEIIFALNMLIIGVLYYNIWHYAFKNEMIYEPVTPYAKIIQRSNLLLPVISLIAIGISFIIPVGTILIFILIPVLLNITYLCQKKKRIK
- a CDS encoding 4Fe-4S binding protein → MRIEVDPEKCTGCGICKEECPKGAKIWDVNNKAMATNLRYCHICTICASKCPEGAILIVRDDPNEPKKQDTEEDL
- the hisB gene encoding imidazoleglycerol-phosphate dehydratase HisB; amino-acid sequence: MNRKSKIQRKTSETSINVELDLDGTGEYQVETGIQFFNHMLESFTRHSLFDLNVEAQGDVQIDDHHTVEDMGIVLGEALQEALGDKKGIRRMAHALVPMDESLAMVAVDLSGRSYTVLDLNFRQGKVGDLSTENVGHFLESLAQTGKINLHARCEGENDHHQVEAIFKALARALHDATRVVHDRMPSTKGVI
- a CDS encoding TMEM175 family protein is translated as MNSEDKKKPGLYFPTNRLETLTDGLFAIAMTILVVTIEIPMGPIHTSQLFLQTTGEILPKYVVYFLSFLILAGFWINHHILFLIKKANMTLIWINVFWLMFIALVPLSTSLIAQFPQYQLSQVIFDVNILVVGLFAFMIWKYSVDHDLILEKVKPYDPYIKRITLFTPAIVILSMLISFINLKWSLLILFMIPVLFVVALKVWSLRDLKKLILGTKD
- a CDS encoding flavodoxin, whose protein sequence is MKPLIACYSYSGNTLTVAQKLQDIINADFTRIEPVKDRWYLIKAVHAYLEKKWPIKPCITDMSQYDCLIVCCPVWASRTPPGINQYLKELENVSGKKCAALVTMGGDGNQIATMQIRENLESQGMEFIDKMAIWGKAQKSGEWETMVQDFARKFQE